The Aequorivita sublithincola DSM 14238 genome window below encodes:
- a CDS encoding DUF4331 family protein has protein sequence MKNLKYITLFSAVFVSLLFVQCKDEDDNDNVIINATCEDGIKNGLETDVDCGGPDCLPCAQVLDFSGTYYQEDQMGRPGINTVFGTEGFKDAFNVTVPSEMQVAFQTRFEQRLLALNPGYTLNALPEGGRTAAQFTTVLSNDVLWLAQTGITTYFNGTEILTGRNLSDDVIDVSLLLIFGGPDGTENPPLTSDGVPMNDAPFLGSFPYMAGPF, from the coding sequence ATGAAAAATTTAAAATATATAACCCTTTTTTCCGCAGTATTCGTTTCGCTATTATTTGTGCAATGTAAAGATGAAGATGACAATGATAATGTAATAATAAATGCCACTTGTGAAGACGGAATTAAAAACGGGCTAGAAACAGATGTAGATTGTGGTGGGCCAGATTGCCTGCCTTGTGCACAAGTTTTGGATTTTAGCGGAACTTATTATCAGGAAGACCAAATGGGGCGCCCTGGAATTAATACAGTTTTTGGAACTGAAGGTTTTAAAGATGCTTTTAACGTTACTGTACCTTCTGAAATGCAAGTGGCATTTCAAACTAGGTTTGAACAAAGATTACTTGCTTTAAATCCAGGTTATACGCTAAACGCTTTGCCAGAAGGTGGTCGTACTGCTGCACAATTCACAACAGTGCTTTCTAACGATGTATTGTGGTTGGCGCAAACTGGTATAACAACTTATTTCAACGGAACTGAAATATTGACTGGTAGAAATTTGAGTGATGACGTGATAGATGTATCCTTACTATTAATCTTTGGTGGCCCTGACGGAACAGAAAATCCTCCGCTTACTAGCGATGGCGTACCAATGAATGATGCACCTTTTTTAGGTTCCTTCCCTTATATGGCTGGACCTTTTTAA
- a CDS encoding tetratricopeptide repeat protein yields MKMIITILTVTVLFGCQEKSKTITNSKDYDPYLITSNTPSSDLLNEEFEFWQKEFNNDSTQLIAMSRVSGLHAAKFGGTGDISELKTSEKLIKKSHEIAARGKDSYLRSLAHNYVSQHRFKEAQVLLDSAYSATDNRKATEMMLFDVAMELGEYDRADTLLGNIKDPKDFNYLIRLAKWSDHNGNLDAAIKYMEQAKQIAEERNNKGLKLWVYSNIGDFYGHAGRLQDSYNSYLKTLELEPDSHYVKKQIAWLVYSSEKNTKEANRILDSVMVNHKAPDYYLLKGQMAEFNGNTSEANIEYDKFIKATDNPDYGGMYNAYLIELYANREPQKALKLAEKEITNRATPETYQLLAFAQLKSGDKAAALKTIEEHVAGKTSEPKALFHLALIYKANGMDAKVKPLKEELMGAFYELGPIRAKEIENL; encoded by the coding sequence ATGAAGATGATAATAACGATATTGACTGTTACTGTTCTTTTTGGTTGTCAAGAAAAGTCGAAAACAATAACCAACAGCAAAGATTACGATCCTTATTTAATTACAAGTAACACACCTTCCAGCGATCTCTTAAACGAAGAATTTGAATTTTGGCAGAAAGAATTTAATAATGATTCAACCCAGTTGATTGCAATGAGCCGTGTTTCTGGATTACATGCAGCAAAGTTTGGCGGTACAGGTGATATTTCAGAATTGAAAACTTCTGAAAAGCTTATCAAGAAATCACATGAAATCGCAGCTCGTGGTAAAGATTCGTATTTACGCAGTTTGGCACATAATTACGTTTCGCAACACCGCTTTAAGGAAGCTCAGGTTTTGTTAGATAGCGCCTATTCCGCTACCGATAATCGAAAGGCTACGGAAATGATGCTTTTCGACGTTGCAATGGAATTGGGAGAATACGATCGAGCAGACACTCTTTTGGGAAATATAAAGGATCCTAAGGATTTCAATTACTTAATTCGTTTGGCTAAATGGAGCGATCACAACGGGAATCTTGACGCTGCTATAAAATATATGGAGCAAGCCAAACAAATAGCTGAAGAACGAAATAACAAGGGTTTAAAGTTGTGGGTATATAGTAACATCGGCGATTTTTACGGTCACGCCGGAAGACTTCAGGATTCATACAATAGTTATTTGAAGACCTTAGAACTTGAACCAGACAGTCATTACGTAAAAAAACAAATTGCTTGGCTGGTTTATTCTTCAGAAAAAAATACAAAAGAAGCAAACCGTATTCTAGACTCTGTAATGGTAAACCATAAAGCACCAGATTATTATCTTTTGAAAGGACAAATGGCGGAGTTTAATGGGAATACTTCAGAAGCAAATATAGAATATGATAAATTTATAAAAGCCACAGATAATCCTGATTACGGTGGAATGTACAATGCCTATCTGATAGAATTATACGCAAACAGAGAACCACAAAAAGCATTGAAATTGGCCGAAAAGGAAATTACAAACAGAGCTACACCTGAAACCTATCAATTGTTAGCCTTTGCCCAACTTAAATCTGGTGATAAAGCTGCAGCTTTGAAAACAATTGAAGAGCACGTTGCAGGCAAAACTTCAGAACCAAAAGCGCTTTTTCATTTGGCTTTAATTTATAAAGCGAATGGGATGGATGCTAAAGTTAAACCTTTAAAAGAGGAATTGATGGGTGCATTTTATGAGCTTGGCCCAATTAGAGCAAAAGAAATAGAAAATTTATAG
- a CDS encoding anti-sigma factor yields the protein MTPEEIIASGNLELYVCGALPAEEAIEVEKAITAHAEVKREIELIEESLLLLAEKVAPPVQAMTWTYILNSIRNVKDIGDTKVRSLNWPAVTGWAAAILFMGGVMWMLKQNNDVNNSLQVTTIENTTLKEEKATVESQLAENNNTLEILRSKDYKAYTLPGNQAVAPEGFAKVYLNSKENIAYIDIKGLPTPPRGKVYQVWSLKMEPLTPTSVGLIDPNNEAGDGIYKFVDFPNPEAFGITLEPEGGSETPTLSQLYTLGMITI from the coding sequence ATGACTCCAGAAGAAATCATAGCATCAGGAAATTTAGAGCTTTACGTTTGTGGCGCGCTGCCGGCGGAAGAAGCGATTGAAGTTGAAAAAGCGATTACAGCCCACGCTGAAGTGAAACGCGAAATAGAACTTATTGAAGAATCACTTTTACTTTTAGCAGAAAAAGTGGCTCCTCCAGTTCAAGCGATGACTTGGACTTACATTTTAAATTCTATCAGGAATGTAAAAGATATAGGTGATACTAAAGTGAGATCACTTAATTGGCCAGCCGTCACAGGTTGGGCAGCAGCTATCTTGTTTATGGGTGGAGTTATGTGGATGTTAAAACAAAACAATGATGTAAACAATTCTTTGCAAGTAACCACTATTGAAAACACAACTTTAAAGGAAGAAAAAGCAACGGTTGAAAGTCAACTTGCTGAAAATAATAACACTCTTGAAATTTTAAGATCCAAAGATTACAAAGCATACACGTTACCAGGAAACCAAGCAGTCGCTCCTGAAGGTTTTGCAAAAGTTTATTTAAATAGTAAAGAAAACATAGCGTATATAGATATAAAAGGTTTACCAACTCCGCCTCGCGGAAAGGTCTATCAAGTATGGTCTCTTAAAATGGAACCACTCACTCCAACAAGTGTTGGTTTGATAGATCCAAATAATGAAGCTGGCGATGGAATCTATAAGTTTGTAGACTTCCCGAATCCAGAAGCTTTTGGAATTACCTTAGAGCCTGAAGGCGGAAGCGAAACTCCTACCCTTTCTCAGTTATATACTTTGGGAATGATAACTATTTAA
- a CDS encoding RNA polymerase sigma factor: MEQPNTLIIAMQNGDEKAFSRLYTMYSEAIQGIIYSIVLDENTAEELLQDVFIKVWNNASSYSVDKGRFFTWLLNIARNTAIDETRSKSFKNSRKNLSTSNFVDILSSSDSLNTKTNSIGIKKFVDALKPACIKIIDLLYFKGFTQAEASKTLEIPLGTLKTRNRTCINDLRVMVLG, translated from the coding sequence ATGGAACAACCCAACACTCTTATTATTGCCATGCAAAATGGTGATGAAAAAGCTTTTTCACGCTTATATACAATGTACAGCGAAGCTATACAAGGTATTATTTATAGTATCGTTTTGGACGAAAACACTGCGGAAGAACTCCTGCAAGATGTTTTTATAAAAGTCTGGAATAATGCTTCTTCGTACTCTGTTGATAAAGGACGCTTTTTCACTTGGCTTTTGAATATTGCACGAAATACTGCCATAGATGAAACTCGATCTAAGTCATTTAAAAACTCTAGAAAAAACCTAAGTACCTCAAACTTCGTAGATATATTATCATCCTCTGATAGTTTAAACACAAAAACAAATAGTATAGGTATAAAAAAGTTTGTTGATGCCCTAAAACCTGCTTGTATTAAGATCATTGATCTTTTATATTTTAAAGGATTTACTCAGGCCGAAGCATCTAAAACTTTAGAAATACCATTAGGAACTTTAAAAACAAGAAACAGAACTTGCATTAACGATTTGCGAGTAATGGTCTTAGGATAA